The genomic DNA AGCATAAAAACTGATGAAGCTTTGGTAAAAGAGGGTTTTGCAAAAAGTTTTTTAATTCCTTTTAGCAAACCTTTTACGATAAATACCGATATAAAAGAGAAAATCATAACCGTTAGCGGTGCTATGGATATTTTAGAAGCTTCATAATGAAATTTACTTTTGTAACTCTTTTTCAAAATATAGTTGAAGGATATTTTTTAGACTCTATTTTAAAAAGAGCAATTGATAAAGATATTTTACATATAGAGTATATAAATCCTAGGGATTTTAGCAACTCTAAACATTATAAAGTTGATGATACTGCAGTTGGAGGCGGTGCCGGAATGGTAATGAATCCGCAGCCGTTGTATGATACTTTAAATGCATTAAAAATTAAAGAGAATGATGTACATATTATTTTTTTAACTCCCGTTGCAAAACCTTTTAGACAAAATGATGCTAAAAGATTGGCAAAAAAATCCCATATAGCTTTTGTGAGTGGAAGATATGAGGGAATTGATGAGAGAGTTGTCGAAAAATATGCAGATGAAGTTTTTAGTATCGGCGATTATATTTTAACCGGGGGCGAGTTGGCTTCTTTGGTTATTTGTGATGCTATTTCCAGAAATGTAAACGGTGTTCTTGGAAATAGTGACTCTTTATGCGTAGAGAGTTTTGAGACTAAACTTTTAGAAGCACCGTCTTTCTCTAAACCGGAAAATTATGATAACAATTGTGTTCCATCAGAATACTTAAAGGGAAATCATAGTAAAATTCGCTCACTAAAATTAGCTCTATCTGAATGTAAGACTAAATTCTTCAGACCGGAGCAGCTTTTAAAGCATAGAACAAGGAAATCTTATGAGAAATAAGTACATAGAAAACTTTGAAAAAGCACAAGTAGCTGGAAAAAATATTCCGGATTTTCGTGCTGGTGATACTGTTCGTTTAGCAGTAACAATTACAGAAGGTGACAAAACTCGTGTACAAAATTACGAGGGTGTTTGTATTGCAAAAAGAGGTCAAGGTACTGGTCAAACTATTACAGTTCGTAAAATTGGCGCTAACAGTATAGGTATTGAGAGAATATTCCCAATATACAGTGACTCAATCAGCGAAATAGCAGTAATTCGTCGCGGTCGTGTTCGTCGCGCTAAGCTGTTTTATCTTCGTGACCTTGCCGGTAAAAAAGCTCGTATCAAAGAACTTAGAAGAAAATAATCTTCTAAGTCTTTCACTTTTTTTATCTTATCTACTCCTTTTAATCCTATATTTTTAAAATTCATCTTCAAAATCATATAATTTTAAACTATTTCTTGTTCCAATTATTCCAAATAATGCCAATTTAAAAAAATTAAACTACTTACGGTCTAATTTTATGTATACATATATAATGCTTTTAAAATTCATAAAAATATGATTTTACAAAATTTGAAAATCTTTCCAAATCCCCCTAAAATTTAAGCCTCTCCTAAGAATCATTTGTCTATAATTCCCATCCACAAACACAGAGACCTAAAGTTTAGGACCTGAAGAAGCCTCAAGTAGAGGTTTTTAGAGAGTTTGAGATCATTGAAAACTAAGCAAGTAAATAGACGATATAACTTTGAAAAAAGTTAATTAGTCACTAATAAGTTTACTTAGAAATAACTAATATAACAACAACCGTCTATTCTATT from Sulfurimonas sp. includes the following:
- the trmD gene encoding tRNA (guanosine(37)-N1)-methyltransferase TrmD produces the protein MKFTFVTLFQNIVEGYFLDSILKRAIDKDILHIEYINPRDFSNSKHYKVDDTAVGGGAGMVMNPQPLYDTLNALKIKENDVHIIFLTPVAKPFRQNDAKRLAKKSHIAFVSGRYEGIDERVVEKYADEVFSIGDYILTGGELASLVICDAISRNVNGVLGNSDSLCVESFETKLLEAPSFSKPENYDNNCVPSEYLKGNHSKIRSLKLALSECKTKFFRPEQLLKHRTRKSYEK
- the rplS gene encoding 50S ribosomal protein L19; this encodes MRNKYIENFEKAQVAGKNIPDFRAGDTVRLAVTITEGDKTRVQNYEGVCIAKRGQGTGQTITVRKIGANSIGIERIFPIYSDSISEIAVIRRGRVRRAKLFYLRDLAGKKARIKELRRK